In one Thermodesulfobium acidiphilum genomic region, the following are encoded:
- the codY gene encoding GTP-sensing pleiotropic transcriptional regulator CodY, translated as MNVLEELLFKIRKFGYFLNTSTSIDFFTIAAFLSEMLESSIYIISKNGSLSGYAILPGFECQARDELIIKANRMPEYLNSKMLLSSEPVINQIQKGSDCIFLNGVSCIYCNKFYTWIPVVSHTERLGTLLASRFAKEFSTEDIIILEHASAVIGMEKIRLSSKEREEEVRKKTTVQVALASLSLSEREAVESVMSELKDQNEGVLVTSKIAKNSGITRSVIVNALKKIESAGVIDVHSLGMRGTYIKVVNNYLREELNSGVKHTHIREILKKSLLS; from the coding sequence GTGAATGTCCTGGAAGAACTTTTATTTAAAATTAGAAAATTTGGATATTTTTTAAATACCTCTACATCTATTGATTTTTTTACTATTGCAGCTTTTTTATCAGAAATGCTTGAAAGTTCAATTTACATAATTAGTAAAAATGGAAGCTTATCTGGATATGCAATTTTGCCGGGCTTTGAATGTCAGGCAAGAGATGAACTTATTATTAAAGCTAATAGGATGCCTGAATACCTGAACTCAAAAATGCTCCTTTCTTCTGAACCTGTTATTAATCAAATACAAAAGGGAAGTGACTGCATCTTTCTTAATGGAGTTTCATGTATATATTGTAATAAATTTTATACGTGGATACCTGTTGTATCTCATACTGAAAGATTGGGAACTTTACTTGCTTCCAGATTTGCAAAAGAATTTTCTACGGAAGATATAATTATTCTTGAACATGCCTCTGCAGTAATTGGTATGGAAAAAATAAGACTTTCAAGCAAAGAAAGGGAAGAAGAAGTTAGAAAAAAGACTACGGTTCAAGTAGCACTTGCTTCACTTTCATTATCTGAGAGGGAAGCTGTGGAATCGGTTATGTCTGAATTAAAGGATCAAAATGAAGGTGTTTTGGTTACAAGCAAGATTGCAAAAAATTCAGGCATTACGAGATCGGTTATAGTAAATGCTCTTAAGAAAATTGAGAGTGCTGGAGTTATAGACGTTCATTCGCTTGGAATGCGAGGAACTTATATAAAGGTAGTAAATAATTATCTTAGAGAGGAGTTGAACAGTGGAGTTAAGCATACTCACATTCGAGAAATACTTAAAAAAAGTTTGTTATCTTAG
- a CDS encoding thymidine phosphorylase, which translates to MQINNILNVLSRKRDKEILSREDIIFFVKSVKEGIVDDSQIAAFLMACFINGLDNEETLHLTQALANSGNVLSWGKAMSVDKHSTGGVGDKTTIALLPVLSAYGFLVPKMAGRRLSYTGGTIEKIELIPGYNTKLSISDFVKQVERIGIGLISQTEEIAPVEGTFYKIRNHTGTVESSQLILSSIASKKLAVGSNFIIFDIKSGSGSLFSSYTASLEFAKNICNVMKKFNKKVSYIVSDMNQPLGKCVGNRLELWEALSFLHTREPYSLDKLIFNIFSNSYKAYFGIAPEKEINKIYNKIFEEGRTVQKAIEWIKNQGGDPKYVENPDYLLNGLNKVEILSSESGYIQGMDVRRIGWIGHYLSDRVDGGIVFNILIGDKVEKGDVLANIYARDINKLENIDLASCIDIKESICKKRELILDSKIL; encoded by the coding sequence ATGCAAATCAATAATATTTTAAACGTATTGTCAAGAAAAAGGGATAAAGAAATTCTGTCTAGGGAAGATATTATTTTTTTTGTAAAATCAGTAAAAGAAGGTATAGTTGATGACTCTCAAATCGCTGCTTTTCTTATGGCCTGCTTTATAAATGGTCTAGATAATGAGGAAACTTTACACTTAACTCAGGCACTTGCAAATTCTGGAAATGTTCTATCGTGGGGCAAAGCTATGAGTGTTGACAAACACAGTACTGGTGGTGTTGGAGACAAAACTACTATTGCTCTATTGCCGGTTCTGAGCGCTTATGGTTTTCTTGTTCCTAAAATGGCTGGCAGAAGACTTAGTTATACTGGTGGCACGATAGAAAAAATAGAGCTTATTCCAGGTTACAATACAAAATTGTCAATTTCAGATTTTGTTAAGCAAGTTGAACGAATTGGAATAGGACTAATTTCTCAAACTGAAGAAATAGCTCCAGTAGAAGGTACTTTCTATAAAATTAGAAATCATACTGGCACAGTCGAGTCAAGTCAATTAATTCTAAGTAGTATAGCCAGTAAAAAATTAGCTGTAGGCTCTAATTTTATAATTTTTGATATTAAATCAGGTTCGGGTTCATTATTTTCCAGTTATACGGCATCTCTAGAATTTGCAAAAAATATTTGTAATGTAATGAAAAAATTTAATAAAAAAGTATCATACATTGTTTCAGATATGAATCAACCGCTAGGTAAATGCGTGGGAAATAGACTTGAACTTTGGGAGGCTTTGAGCTTTTTGCACACTAGAGAGCCCTATTCTCTTGACAAATTAATATTTAATATATTCTCTAATTCATATAAGGCTTACTTTGGTATAGCGCCAGAGAAAGAAATTAATAAGATATATAATAAAATTTTTGAAGAAGGTAGAACAGTTCAAAAAGCTATAGAGTGGATAAAAAATCAGGGTGGCGATCCTAAATATGTTGAAAATCCTGATTATTTACTAAATGGCCTTAATAAGGTTGAGATTCTGTCATCTGAATCTGGTTATATTCAAGGCATGGACGTGAGGAGAATTGGTTGGATAGGACATTATTTGTCAGACAGAGTTGATGGAGGGATTGTTTTTAATATTTTGATAGGTGATAAAGTTGAGAAAGGAGATGTTCTTGCTAATATTTATGCAAGAGATATTAATAAATTAGAGAACATTGACTTGGCGAGTTGTATAGATATAAAGGAATCCATTTGTAAGAAGAGAGAATTAATTTTGGACTCAAAGATTTTATGA
- the era gene encoding GTPase Era has protein sequence MKSGFAIFVGKTNVGKTSLINCLMGEKIGIVSDKPQTTRFRTSFIESTKEYQIIYVDSPGVHDARNLLHIRLNKKIFDSLDSFEIIVHVINPVTVFDKLDVEIQNKISNKKPRYLVVNKIDLVDTSNLNLDKSITSFYDQVIYTSTKNFFGIKELKKTIINNLNDGPMWYPESMKTDMSKEMLISEIIREKVLNLVRQEVPHGVYVLIEKINEKQNLIFIEANIIVEKESHKPILIGHKGSMIKNIGIESRLEIEKFFGKKCVLKLFVSVEKNWRNKDSLLRRFGLW, from the coding sequence ATGAAAAGTGGATTTGCAATCTTTGTTGGCAAAACAAATGTAGGAAAAACATCTTTAATAAATTGTTTAATGGGTGAAAAAATTGGTATTGTTTCGGATAAACCACAGACTACAAGATTTAGAACTTCTTTTATAGAAAGTACTAAAGAATACCAAATAATTTATGTAGATTCTCCAGGTGTACACGATGCGAGAAATTTGCTTCATATTAGATTGAACAAAAAAATTTTTGATTCACTTGACTCTTTTGAAATAATTGTACATGTGATTAATCCAGTAACAGTTTTTGACAAACTTGACGTTGAAATTCAAAACAAGATTTCTAATAAAAAACCGCGATATTTGGTTGTAAACAAGATAGATCTGGTTGACACTTCAAATTTAAATTTGGATAAGTCAATTACAAGTTTTTACGACCAGGTTATTTATACTTCTACTAAAAACTTTTTTGGTATAAAGGAATTAAAAAAAACTATTATTAACAACTTAAATGATGGTCCTATGTGGTATCCAGAAAGTATGAAAACTGATATGTCAAAAGAAATGCTTATATCTGAGATAATTAGAGAAAAGGTGTTAAATCTGGTAAGACAGGAAGTTCCTCATGGCGTTTACGTCTTAATTGAAAAAATTAATGAAAAACAGAATTTAATTTTTATTGAGGCTAATATTATCGTAGAAAAGGAATCTCACAAGCCAATTTTAATTGGACACAAGGGTTCTATGATTAAGAATATTGGGATAGAATCTAGATTGGAAATTGAAAAATTTTTTGGTAAAAAGTGTGTGTTGAAGCTTTTTGTGAGCGTAGAAAAAAATTGGCGAAACAAAGACTCTTTATTAAGAAGGTTTGGTTTATGGTGA
- a CDS encoding ACT domain-containing protein yields the protein MKKRVVILVLGEDKVGIVYNIAKVLFENNINIEDITQKVLDSKIFTMTMLVDMSKSEISISDLRKELESVSGQINVRIDLHHEDLFYSMHRI from the coding sequence ATGAAAAAAAGGGTAGTAATATTGGTTCTTGGCGAAGATAAAGTTGGCATTGTTTATAATATTGCGAAAGTTTTATTTGAAAATAACATAAATATTGAAGATATAACCCAGAAGGTTCTTGATAGCAAGATTTTTACTATGACAATGTTGGTAGATATGTCAAAATCCGAAATATCTATTTCAGATTTGAGAAAAGAGCTTGAAAGCGTTTCAGGGCAAATCAATGTAAGAATTGATCTTCATCATGAAGACTTATTTTATTCCATGCACAGGATATAG
- a CDS encoding CBS domain-containing protein, whose translation MMKKGLIFTHNNSDFDGIASAFMLQKIFNAKVVMPERVEFQVEAFLHLYEYIFPFVKYEDIAFEEIDFLVFADTSNPQRIGSFYGSLPKNKELEVYIFDHHTLGYFPPNFKIVRYPDTSVGSSVTLVWEEIKRRGIKYSEIEATLMLLGVYEDTGRLLYTSTTYRDANAVADLIQNGANLMVVSRFLESGMNPYQRQLLEFFLDNSSKDFYNGVEYVLTYAELDTEVEDAALVVHKLRDLIECENVFAVLKVKDTVHIIARGLGDYLNVRKVLENFGGGGHNEAAAATFRLKEEFSDFLDKLRSAIQKECKPKIRVKDVMTSPVRVLAPETSVEEARKILLRYGHSGVPILKDDEIVGVLSRKDIDKATQHKLGQMEVQKIMSRNVITINQNASLDEAQKLMIEKEIGRLPVINEENRLVGLITRTDILRVWHGINVKKTKELSTKRVILDLNVRLDQRIKDYLEIISNVSDKLSLKSFLVGGCVRDLLLNIQSNDMDIVVEGDAIKLAQEVNKYINGEFFSYEKFRTATIKNEEIKFDFASARTEFYSCPAAKPLIEYSDLHNDMYRRDFSINTLAISLNKDSYGKMIDFFGGYEDIKIKRIRVLHPLSYVEDPTRIIRAIRFEFQLGFKIDKADEELIKNAMELKLFNVISFDVLKEELKLMFSHGSCPALIIMRMKELNVFKLIHPKISFNFSLDKLKGYFSCLKSEGFGNNLKEWWFLCILPIIYNILKSEDRFFKRKWKFTKKEILYVEKLKKFLFKFSRKRSQNIFKDFDLFETLEGIPSEIICFLKILEEKPLNDYVLWFEKNKNVFKPLTTGEELSNRSDVKPVFIGEILKNLKKEKFFGNISTYEDELKFINKFISEKS comes from the coding sequence ATGATGAAAAAAGGGCTTATTTTTACTCATAACAATTCTGATTTTGATGGAATTGCTTCAGCTTTTATGTTACAAAAAATCTTTAATGCAAAAGTTGTAATGCCTGAAAGAGTTGAATTTCAGGTAGAAGCATTTTTACACCTATATGAATACATATTTCCCTTTGTTAAGTATGAAGATATTGCTTTTGAGGAAATAGACTTTTTGGTTTTTGCAGACACATCTAACCCTCAGAGAATCGGATCCTTTTATGGATCTTTGCCAAAGAATAAGGAATTAGAAGTATATATTTTTGATCATCACACTCTTGGGTATTTTCCACCTAATTTTAAAATTGTAAGGTATCCAGACACCAGCGTAGGTTCGTCAGTAACTTTGGTTTGGGAAGAAATTAAAAGAAGAGGCATAAAATACTCTGAAATAGAAGCTACATTAATGCTTTTGGGTGTTTATGAGGATACAGGAAGGTTATTGTATACCTCTACCACTTATAGGGATGCAAATGCAGTTGCAGATTTAATACAAAATGGTGCAAACTTAATGGTAGTATCTAGATTTTTGGAATCTGGGATGAATCCTTATCAGAGGCAATTACTTGAGTTCTTTTTGGATAATAGTTCGAAGGACTTTTATAATGGAGTCGAGTATGTTTTAACATATGCTGAATTAGATACAGAGGTGGAAGATGCAGCTTTGGTGGTTCATAAACTTAGGGACTTAATAGAGTGTGAGAACGTATTTGCAGTTCTTAAAGTAAAAGACACAGTACACATAATTGCAAGAGGATTGGGCGATTATTTGAACGTCAGAAAAGTCTTGGAAAATTTTGGTGGCGGAGGACATAATGAAGCTGCTGCTGCCACTTTTAGATTGAAAGAAGAATTTTCTGATTTTCTAGATAAGCTTCGAAGCGCTATCCAGAAAGAATGTAAGCCTAAGATAAGAGTTAAGGATGTTATGACCTCTCCTGTTAGGGTACTTGCTCCTGAAACGTCTGTAGAAGAGGCTAGAAAAATTTTACTAAGGTATGGCCATTCTGGTGTTCCAATTTTAAAAGATGACGAAATAGTTGGTGTTCTTTCAAGAAAGGACATTGATAAAGCTACTCAACACAAATTAGGGCAAATGGAAGTACAAAAGATAATGTCGAGGAACGTAATAACGATAAATCAAAATGCCTCTCTCGACGAAGCACAAAAGCTAATGATTGAAAAGGAAATAGGCAGGCTTCCTGTGATTAATGAGGAAAATAGACTGGTAGGTCTAATAACGAGAACAGATATTTTAAGAGTTTGGCATGGTATAAACGTAAAAAAAACTAAAGAACTTTCAACAAAAAGAGTTATTTTGGATTTAAATGTAAGATTGGATCAAAGGATCAAAGATTATTTAGAAATTATTTCTAACGTTTCTGATAAACTTTCCTTAAAATCATTTCTAGTGGGTGGGTGTGTAAGAGATCTACTTTTGAACATACAATCTAATGATATGGATATAGTAGTAGAAGGAGATGCGATAAAGCTTGCCCAGGAGGTTAATAAATATATTAATGGTGAATTTTTTTCTTATGAAAAGTTTAGAACAGCAACTATAAAGAATGAAGAAATAAAATTTGATTTTGCTTCTGCAAGAACTGAATTTTATAGTTGCCCTGCTGCAAAACCACTGATAGAGTATTCAGATTTACATAATGATATGTATAGAAGGGATTTTTCTATCAATACTCTTGCAATTTCTTTGAATAAAGATTCTTATGGCAAAATGATCGATTTTTTTGGCGGGTATGAGGATATAAAAATTAAAAGAATCAGAGTTTTGCACCCCTTGAGTTATGTAGAAGATCCTACAAGGATTATAAGAGCTATTAGATTTGAATTTCAACTTGGATTTAAGATTGATAAGGCAGATGAGGAGCTTATTAAGAATGCTATGGAACTAAAACTTTTTAACGTAATATCTTTTGATGTTTTAAAGGAAGAATTGAAATTGATGTTTTCACACGGATCTTGTCCAGCATTAATTATAATGCGCATGAAAGAATTAAATGTCTTTAAACTAATTCATCCTAAGATATCTTTTAATTTTAGCCTGGATAAACTCAAAGGATATTTTTCTTGCCTTAAATCTGAAGGTTTTGGAAATAATTTGAAAGAATGGTGGTTTTTATGTATCTTACCAATAATATATAATATACTTAAATCTGAGGACAGATTTTTTAAAAGAAAGTGGAAATTTACAAAAAAAGAAATCTTATATGTTGAGAAATTAAAGAAATTTTTGTTTAAGTTTTCGAGAAAAAGGAGCCAAAACATCTTTAAAGACTTTGATCTTTTTGAAACTTTAGAGGGAATTCCATCTGAAATTATTTGTTTTTTAAAGATTTTAGAGGAAAAACCCTTAAATGATTATGTTTTGTGGTTTGAAAAGAATAAAAACGTTTTCAAACCTCTGACTACAGGAGAAGAACTCTCGAATAGAAGCGATGTTAAGCCAGTTTTTATTGGTGAGATACTTAAAAATTTAAAGAAAGAAAAATTTTTTGGCAATATTAGTACGTATGAGGATGAACTAAAATTTATAAATAAATTTATATCTGAAAAGAGTTGA
- the acs gene encoding acetate--CoA ligase, translating into MSTNHNGEFFYPSEELKSKLHVKNYDEIYQYAAEHPESFWSVIASELSWFKPWDKVLEWEYPFAKWFVGGKTNIAYNALDRHVNTWRRNKLALIWEGENSEVRTYTYLQLQREVNRFANVLKAMGVQKGDRVSIYLPRIPEQMIAMLAAAKIGAIHTLVYAGFSVEALRDRINDAESKIVVTADGGFYNGKVVPLKNIVDEAVSKCPSIISVIVVKRTCADVDMTPGRDLWYHELMALPIASPKCEAEVMDATDPLFILYTSGTTGKPKGVVHSHGGYMVGTYITTKWVFDMKEEDTHWCTADSGWVTGHSYVVYGPLLNGATTVMYEGAPTYPLPDRWWSIVERHNVTIFYTAPTAIRSLMRYGSSWVNRRDLSTLRILGSVGEPINPEAWLWFYKVIGQERCPIMDTWWQTETGMHIVTPLPCTPLKPGSASKPFPGIIVDVVDEEGESVKPGEEGFLVIKTPWPAMLQTVYKDPERYKQQYWSRFPGVYFAGDSAKKDEDGYIWIIGRVDDVIKVAGYRLGTAEIESALVSHPAVAEAAAIGKPDPLKGNIIKVFVILKFGYEPSEKLAQELKNHVGHELGPIAKPAEIQFVESLPKTRSGKIMRRVLRAQELGQPVGDLSTLEE; encoded by the coding sequence ATGTCCACAAATCACAACGGGGAGTTTTTTTATCCTTCTGAGGAATTAAAATCCAAATTACATGTCAAAAACTATGATGAGATTTATCAGTATGCTGCAGAACATCCGGAGTCATTTTGGTCTGTAATTGCCTCAGAATTGAGCTGGTTTAAACCATGGGATAAAGTTTTAGAGTGGGAATATCCATTTGCAAAGTGGTTTGTAGGTGGCAAAACCAATATTGCCTATAATGCGCTGGATAGACACGTAAATACCTGGAGGAGGAATAAACTAGCTCTCATATGGGAAGGAGAAAACTCTGAAGTTAGAACATATACATACCTTCAATTACAGAGAGAAGTGAATAGGTTTGCCAATGTTTTAAAGGCCATGGGAGTCCAAAAGGGAGATAGGGTAAGCATATATCTGCCAAGAATCCCAGAGCAGATGATTGCAATGCTTGCCGCTGCAAAAATTGGTGCTATCCATACTTTGGTCTATGCGGGATTCAGCGTTGAAGCTTTGAGGGATAGAATCAATGATGCAGAGTCAAAAATAGTTGTTACCGCTGATGGAGGATTTTATAACGGGAAAGTCGTACCCCTAAAGAATATTGTAGATGAGGCTGTTTCTAAATGCCCGAGCATAATCTCTGTAATTGTGGTTAAGAGAACTTGTGCGGATGTGGACATGACTCCTGGAAGAGATCTGTGGTATCACGAATTAATGGCTCTTCCTATAGCTTCTCCAAAGTGTGAAGCTGAGGTTATGGATGCAACTGATCCTTTATTTATATTGTATACATCTGGAACTACAGGAAAGCCAAAAGGAGTAGTTCATTCACACGGTGGATATATGGTAGGAACATATATAACTACCAAGTGGGTCTTTGACATGAAAGAAGAAGATACACATTGGTGTACTGCTGATTCAGGATGGGTTACAGGACACAGTTATGTGGTATATGGCCCCCTTCTTAACGGTGCGACTACTGTAATGTATGAGGGTGCTCCTACTTATCCTTTACCTGATAGATGGTGGTCTATAGTTGAAAGACATAACGTAACTATCTTTTATACTGCTCCTACTGCTATCAGAAGCTTAATGAGATATGGATCTTCCTGGGTGAATAGAAGAGATTTATCTACTTTAAGAATACTGGGGAGTGTAGGAGAGCCAATAAACCCTGAAGCATGGCTTTGGTTTTATAAAGTAATAGGTCAGGAAAGATGTCCAATAATGGATACATGGTGGCAAACTGAAACTGGAATGCATATTGTGACTCCTTTACCTTGCACTCCGTTGAAGCCAGGATCGGCATCTAAACCATTTCCTGGTATTATAGTAGATGTTGTTGATGAAGAAGGAGAAAGCGTGAAACCTGGTGAAGAGGGTTTTCTAGTTATCAAAACTCCATGGCCTGCAATGCTTCAAACAGTTTATAAAGATCCTGAAAGATACAAGCAGCAATATTGGAGCAGATTTCCTGGTGTTTATTTTGCTGGGGACTCAGCCAAAAAAGACGAAGATGGTTATATATGGATAATTGGTAGAGTAGACGATGTAATAAAGGTTGCAGGATATAGATTGGGTACTGCAGAGATAGAAAGTGCTTTGGTATCTCATCCCGCTGTAGCTGAAGCTGCAGCTATAGGAAAACCAGATCCCTTGAAAGGTAATATTATAAAGGTTTTTGTAATATTAAAATTTGGTTATGAACCTTCTGAGAAACTTGCACAAGAGCTGAAAAATCACGTAGGACATGAATTGGGGCCTATTGCAAAGCCAGCAGAAATTCAATTTGTGGAATCATTACCTAAGACAAGATCGGGTAAGATTATGAGAAGAGTTCTACGTGCTCAAGAATTAGGTCAACCAGTCGGCGATCTATCTACGTTAGAAGAATAA
- the surE gene encoding 5'/3'-nucleotidase SurE, with protein MVILLTNDDGIRSYGIRDLSKILSQEHEIYVVAPERERSAASHSLTLHKPLRAKEVEINGAKGAWETNGTPSDCVKLAIYALLPRKPDLLISGINRGANLGTDVLYSGTVAAAMEGAFLGIPSIAVSHVSFERKKDYIKSSNLILKFINIVEKILEPGVIFNVNIPDCLENEIKGFKLVSLQLRNYKNLIETRVDPKGEKYYWLYGVPDETISDFDSDIGAIKKNYISITPLHWDLTNLTLLERIKKMNIF; from the coding sequence ATGGTGATATTGCTTACAAATGATGATGGAATCCGTTCATATGGAATAAGAGATCTTTCAAAAATTTTGTCCCAAGAGCATGAAATTTATGTGGTAGCTCCAGAAAGAGAAAGATCTGCGGCCAGTCACTCGCTTACACTGCATAAGCCTCTTAGGGCGAAAGAAGTTGAAATTAATGGAGCAAAGGGAGCCTGGGAAACAAATGGAACTCCCAGCGATTGTGTAAAACTTGCTATATATGCTCTTTTGCCAAGAAAACCGGATTTATTAATTTCTGGAATTAATAGAGGTGCAAATTTAGGAACTGATGTTCTTTATTCTGGGACAGTTGCTGCTGCTATGGAAGGAGCTTTTTTAGGTATTCCGTCTATAGCAGTTTCACATGTAAGTTTTGAGAGAAAAAAAGATTATATCAAATCTTCAAATTTAATCTTAAAATTTATAAATATAGTAGAAAAGATTCTTGAACCTGGGGTTATCTTTAATGTCAACATTCCTGATTGTTTAGAAAATGAGATAAAAGGTTTTAAGCTTGTCTCTTTACAATTAAGAAACTATAAAAATTTGATTGAAACGAGGGTAGATCCAAAGGGGGAAAAGTACTATTGGCTTTATGGAGTTCCAGATGAAACTATTTCAGATTTTGATTCTGATATAGGTGCAATTAAAAAAAATTATATATCTATTACGCCACTTCATTGGGATCTTACTAATTTAACTTTATTGGAAAGAATAAAAAAAATGAATATCTTTTAA
- the speE gene encoding polyamine aminopropyltransferase → MNISKKCPLFAINKIVENDFHCIDVEDVLFSGKSKFQKVFIIKNPIFGKILILDDKVQSAQIDEFIYHEALVHPAMVIHPEPKRVAILGGGEGATLREVLKHPCVKKVDMVELDDLVVEISKKYLQEWCVDSFEDPRTNLVIQDAKKYMLELDSSIHYDVIIVDLTDPLDDSPAKFLFTKEFMSVLKNRLSEKGIIIYQAASITPFFDNAHIAVNHTAREVFKIVNSYSAHIQSFDEMWGFVWASDYFSPFDGYDKIDETLLARNIETRFYDKETHIHCFSLPKYLRTHLKEKTIILSDSSPLPKNLVRSSI, encoded by the coding sequence TTGAATATAAGCAAAAAATGTCCACTTTTTGCTATAAATAAAATTGTAGAAAATGATTTTCACTGTATAGATGTTGAAGATGTGTTGTTTTCTGGTAAGTCAAAGTTTCAGAAGGTTTTTATAATAAAAAATCCTATATTTGGCAAAATTTTAATTTTAGACGATAAAGTGCAAAGCGCTCAAATTGATGAATTTATTTACCATGAAGCATTGGTTCACCCTGCTATGGTTATACATCCTGAGCCAAAAAGAGTGGCAATACTTGGGGGTGGGGAAGGAGCTACCTTAAGAGAAGTTTTAAAGCATCCTTGTGTTAAGAAAGTTGATATGGTGGAGCTAGATGACCTTGTGGTTGAAATTAGTAAAAAATACTTACAAGAGTGGTGCGTAGATTCCTTTGAGGATCCAAGAACTAATTTGGTTATACAGGATGCAAAAAAATATATGCTTGAATTGGATAGTAGTATACACTATGACGTAATAATAGTAGATTTAACTGATCCTTTAGACGATAGTCCTGCAAAATTTTTATTTACAAAAGAATTTATGAGCGTTTTAAAAAATAGGCTTTCAGAAAAAGGCATTATAATATATCAGGCTGCTTCAATCACTCCCTTTTTTGATAATGCTCATATAGCAGTAAATCATACTGCCAGGGAAGTTTTTAAAATTGTGAATTCATATAGTGCTCATATTCAATCTTTTGATGAAATGTGGGGTTTTGTTTGGGCATCGGATTACTTTAGCCCTTTTGACGGTTATGATAAGATTGATGAAACCCTGCTTGCTAGAAATATTGAGACGAGATTTTATGATAAAGAAACACATATTCACTGCTTTTCTTTACCAAAATATCTTAGAACTCATTTAAAGGAAAAGACGATTATTTTAAGTGATTCCTCCCCGCTTCCAAAAAACTTGGTTAGGAGCTCAATTTAA
- a CDS encoding PFL family protein — translation MLNSNLSIDEILETSEMLYDQMLDIRTLTLGISLLNPELNLKSTSQICSFLSDLGKKFISAAKEVEEELGVSIVNKRISITPITVAFPRIEPEYYVEFAKEIEKILKEIGIDFLGGFSAFITKGMSPQDKALLSALPEILSSTERICASCEAGNSKYGINVSSIKEISLMLKKTSLATSEKDGVGCTKFVVFANAVNDNPFMAGAFHGIGEVDHSINVGISGPGVIETVVKRNENSDLLELAEHIKRASFKITRLGELVGRKTAKILNIGFGSVDLSLAPTPRENDSVAKVLEAMGVPIVGFPGTTGALAILTDAIKKGGAMASSRVGGLSGAFIPVSEDLGMIDAVKKGSLCIEKLEAMTAVCSVGLDMIAVPGTTSVDTISSIILDELSIGVFTNKTTGVRIIPVPGKKENDIAYFGGLLGYTPILPVKNAKKSKLIERGGIVPAPITSLRN, via the coding sequence ATGCTTAATTCAAATTTAAGTATAGATGAAATTCTAGAAACTTCGGAGATGTTATACGATCAAATGTTAGACATTAGAACGTTGACTTTGGGAATAAGTTTACTAAATCCAGAGTTAAATTTAAAATCTACTAGTCAAATTTGTAGCTTTTTGTCTGATTTAGGCAAAAAATTTATTTCTGCAGCAAAGGAAGTAGAGGAAGAACTAGGAGTAAGTATTGTAAATAAAAGAATTAGTATTACTCCAATTACAGTTGCTTTTCCAAGGATTGAACCTGAATATTACGTTGAATTTGCAAAAGAGATAGAAAAAATTCTTAAAGAGATAGGCATTGATTTTTTAGGTGGCTTTTCAGCTTTTATAACTAAGGGTATGTCTCCTCAAGATAAGGCTCTTTTATCAGCTCTTCCAGAGATCTTGTCATCTACTGAAAGAATTTGTGCTTCATGTGAGGCTGGAAACAGTAAGTATGGTATTAATGTGTCATCTATTAAAGAAATTTCTCTTATGCTTAAAAAGACTTCGTTAGCTACAAGCGAAAAAGATGGTGTTGGTTGTACTAAATTTGTAGTTTTCGCAAATGCAGTAAACGATAACCCATTTATGGCGGGGGCTTTTCATGGTATAGGAGAAGTTGATCACTCCATTAATGTTGGGATTTCAGGTCCGGGTGTGATTGAAACCGTTGTGAAGAGAAATGAGAATTCTGATCTTTTGGAATTAGCAGAACATATTAAAAGGGCATCTTTTAAGATAACAAGATTGGGAGAATTGGTAGGAAGAAAGACTGCTAAGATTTTGAACATCGGCTTTGGATCTGTTGATCTATCTCTTGCTCCTACTCCCAGAGAAAATGATAGCGTTGCAAAGGTTTTGGAAGCTATGGGAGTGCCTATTGTAGGATTTCCGGGCACTACGGGTGCTCTTGCTATATTAACTGATGCTATCAAAAAGGGAGGTGCTATGGCATCTTCTAGAGTGGGTGGCTTAAGTGGAGCATTTATACCAGTAAGTGAAGATTTGGGAATGATAGACGCTGTCAAAAAAGGTTCTTTGTGTATAGAAAAATTAGAAGCTATGACTGCTGTGTGTTCTGTGGGTCTTGATATGATTGCTGTTCCAGGGACAACTAGCGTGGATACGATATCTTCTATAATTCTAGATGAGCTTTCTATAGGAGTTTTCACTAATAAGACTACTGGAGTGAGAATTATTCCTGTTCCGGGTAAAAAAGAAAATGATATAGCTTATTTTGGAGGTTTATTGGGATATACTCCAATTTTACCAGTAAAAAATGCTAAAAAATCAAAACTTATCGAACGCGGCGGTATAGTACCAGCTCCAATTACATCTTTGAGAAATTAG